From Juglans regia cultivar Chandler chromosome 6, Walnut 2.0, whole genome shotgun sequence, the proteins below share one genomic window:
- the LOC109005979 gene encoding transmembrane 9 superfamily member 11, with protein MGLFDQFRIWVLTICLVFQSGYGFYLPGSYPHKYGVGDELSVKVNSLTSIDTEMPFSYYSLPFCTPDGGVKDSAENLGELLMGDRIENSPYRFNMYKNETEIFLCKTDPLSAEKFNILKKRIDEMYQVNLILDNLPAIRYTKKEGFFLRWTGYPVGVKLQDIYYIFNHLKFNVLVHKYEEANVARLMGTGDAPDMIPSIGKGESDVPGYMVVGFEVIPCSVMHNVDSVKNLKKYGKYPNAVKCDPNTVSMPIKEGQPIVFTYEVTFEESDIKWPSRWDAYLKMEGSKVHWFSILNSLMVITFLAGIVLVIFLRTVRRDLTRYEDLDKEAQAQMNEELSGWKLVVGDVFRAPTNPALLCIMVGDGVQILGMAVVTILFAALGFMSPASRGTLVTGMLFFYMILGIAAGYAAVRLWRTIGCGDNKGWVSVSWKVACFFPGIAFLILTTLNFLLWGSHSTGAIPFSLFVILLLLWFCISVPLTLVGGYFGAKASHIEYPVRTNQIPREIPAQKYPSWLLVLGAGTLPFGTLFIELFFIMSSIWMGRVYYVFGFLFIVLILLVVVCAEVSLVLTYMHLCVEDWKWWWKSFFASGSVAIYIFLYSVNYLVFDLKNLSGPVSATLYLGYSLFMVVAIMLATGTVGFLSSFWFVHYLFSSVKLD; from the coding sequence ATGGGGCTTTTCGATCAATTTAGAATCTGGGTATTGACGATCTGCTTGGTATTCCAATCCGGGTATGGGTTTTACCTCCCGGGTAGTTACCCTCACAAATACGGTGTCGGTGACGAGTTATCGGTGAAAGTGAATTCCCTTACTTCCATCGATACGGAAATGCCCTTTAGCTATTACAGTTTGCCCTTTTGTACTCCCGATGGGGGTGTCAAGGACAGTGCTGAGAATCTTGGCGAGCTTCTAATGGGAGATCGGATTGAAAACTCTCCGTATCGGTTTAATATGTACAAGAATGAGACTGAGATCTTTTTGTGCAAGACCGATCCATTATCGGCCGAAAAGTTTAACATATTGAAGAAAAGAATTGATGAGATGTATCAGGTTAATTTGATTCTTGATAATTTGCCTGCAATTCGGTATACAAAGAAGGAGGGTTTTTTTTTGCGGTGGACGGGGTACCCTGTTGGAGTTAAGCTTCAAgatatttactatatatttaacCATTTGAAGTTTAATGTGCTCGTTCATAAGTATGAAGAAGCCAATGTGGCACGTTTAATGGGGACTGGTGATGCACCTGATATGATCCCGTCAATTGGAAAGGGGGAATCGGATGTGCCTGGGTACATGGTTGTTGGGTTTGAGGTGATACCTTGCAGTGTTATGCATAATGTTGATTCAgtgaagaatttgaaaaaatacggCAAGTATCCCAATGCAGTGAAATGTGATCCCAACACTGTGTCTATGCCAATCAAGGAAGGGCAGCCAATTGTCTTCACGTATGAGGTCACGTTTGAGGAGAGTGACATCAAGTGGCCATCGCGTTGGGATGCTTATTTGAAGATGGAGGGATCGAAAGTCCATTGGTTCTCCATTTTGAATTCTCTAATGGTGATAACCTTCCTTGCTGGTATTGTTCTCGTCATTTTCCTGAGGACTGTTAGGCGGGATCTGACCCGTTACGAGGATCTTGACAAGGAGGCACAAGCACAGATGAATGAGGAGCTATCTGGGTGGAAGCTTGTTGTTGGGGATGTTTTCCGTGCCCCAACCAATCCTGCCCTTTTGTGTATCATGGTTGGAGATGGGGTTCAGATTCTTGGAATGGCTGTTGTTACAATATTGTTTGCAGCTCTTGGATTCATGTCACCCGCATCACGTGGAACACTTGTTACAGGTATGCTATTTTTCTATATGATACTTGGTATTGCAGCTGGTTATGCTGCTGTTCGTCTTTGGAGGACGATTGGCTGTGGCGATAACAAAGGATGGGTTTCAGTCTCATGGAAAGTTGCTTGTTTCTTCCCTGGTATTGCCTTTTTGATCCTCACCACTTTGAATTTCCTCTTGTGGGGAAGTCACAGCACAGGAGCCattccattttctctttttgtcaTCCTGCTTCTCCTCTGGTTCTGCATCTCAGTTCCACTTACCTTAGTTGGTGGATACTTTGGGGCAAAGGCATCTCATATTGAATACCCTGTTCGAACAAACCAGATTCCTCGGGAAATACCAGCTCAGAAATACCCTTCTTGGCTTCTCGTTCTAGGCGCTGGCACACTTCCCTTTGGCACCCTTTTCATTGAGCTCTTCTTTATAATGTCTAGCATTTGGATGGGCCGTGTATACTATGTCTTTGGGTTCCTCTTTATTGTTTTGATTCTTCTCGTTGTGGTTTGTGCTGAGGTATCTTTGGTTTTGACCTACATGCATCTCTGTGTGGAGGACTGGAAATGGTGGTGGAAGTCATTTTTTGCTTCTGGTTCTGTTGCCATATACATCTTCTTGTACTCTGTTAACTATCTCGTATTCGACCTGAAGAACTTGAGTGGACCTGTCTCGGCCACGCTTTATTTGGGATATTCACTCTTCATGGTTGTAGCAATCATGCTGGCAACAGGCACAGTTGGGTTTCTTTCATCATTCTGGTTCGTGCATTACTTGTTCTCTTCGGTGAAGCTGGATTGA